In Stieleria varia, one genomic interval encodes:
- a CDS encoding cellulase family glycosylhydrolase — protein sequence MRLLLTLLLCGLAVPVAAQTLQPVHVSRDKTHFVLGDTEQRFVVWGVNYDHNSDGELLDEYWVDRWDEVVEDFGEIKSLGANCVRIHLQLGKFMDAADRPNQSALDQLAKLLKLAEDTGLYLDITGLACYHKANIPEWLDPLSEQERWKTQALFWESVAKVCRDSPAVFCYDLMNEPILPGNKKAGEEAETQWLGGELGGKFFVQRLSLDLAGRTRHQLAKAWVDQMVEAIRKHDDRHMITVGVIPWVFAFGGGKPLFYSPEVGERLNFVSVHFYPKKDEVQKAVTALRAYDVGKPIVIEEMFPLKCSEDELAQFVSQSSEFADGWISFYWGQTAEQLREKEPATIAHAITASWLQRFQTMSAQMRGTK from the coding sequence ATGCGTTTGCTCCTCACGCTCCTCCTATGCGGACTTGCCGTTCCAGTTGCAGCTCAGACGCTGCAGCCCGTTCACGTATCCCGCGACAAGACACATTTTGTACTTGGTGATACTGAACAGCGGTTTGTTGTTTGGGGAGTCAACTACGACCACAACAGCGATGGCGAGCTGCTGGATGAGTACTGGGTGGATCGCTGGGACGAAGTCGTCGAAGACTTTGGGGAGATAAAATCGCTGGGTGCGAATTGCGTTCGCATCCACCTGCAACTCGGCAAGTTCATGGATGCGGCCGATCGGCCGAACCAGTCGGCACTCGATCAACTGGCGAAACTATTGAAGCTGGCGGAGGACACGGGTCTGTACCTCGATATCACGGGCTTGGCCTGCTATCACAAGGCCAACATCCCCGAGTGGCTGGATCCATTGAGTGAACAGGAACGCTGGAAAACGCAAGCTTTGTTTTGGGAATCGGTAGCGAAGGTTTGTCGTGACAGTCCCGCCGTCTTTTGCTACGACCTGATGAACGAACCGATCTTGCCCGGTAACAAGAAAGCGGGCGAGGAAGCGGAGACGCAGTGGCTCGGTGGCGAGCTTGGCGGCAAATTCTTTGTGCAGCGATTGTCACTCGATTTGGCCGGACGAACACGTCACCAACTCGCCAAGGCGTGGGTCGATCAAATGGTCGAAGCGATTCGAAAACACGACGATCGTCATATGATCACCGTCGGCGTGATCCCCTGGGTGTTCGCATTCGGAGGAGGCAAGCCGTTGTTTTATTCACCGGAAGTCGGCGAACGGCTCAATTTTGTTTCGGTGCATTTCTATCCGAAAAAAGACGAGGTTCAAAAAGCGGTCACCGCACTGCGAGCCTACGACGTTGGAAAGCCAATCGTGATCGAAGAAATGTTTCCGCTGAAGTGCTCGGAGGATGAACTGGCCCAGTTCGTCTCCCAATCCTCGGAGTTTGCCGATGGCTGGATCAGTTTCTACTGGGGGCAAACGGCAGAGCAACTCCGGGAAAAAGAACCCGCAACCATTGCCCACGCCATCACCGCATCCTGGCTGCAACGGTTTCAAACGATGTCAGCCCAGATGCGAGGCACGAAATGA
- a CDS encoding DUF389 domain-containing protein → MSVVLVISSEEQFRSGADWGVRLAEAGDHELHVLILGSDRAVLRKLVESRLEEKLQRQETQLASVAVVPQTLQAVNEFVHNIQCRWLIVMHGVDQHSLQRELFEHASCSTVWLNAVAEPPIGESHLWGLTQSDSGSLSSIGRELLEMEPERFLWTELPDEGAAPKSTEGTSDEESSSPWSIQLQQADALPGDLLLINIQRGRNVDLILDGALELLNSNGEVSVALVRRGPTTVMNWVARLRRWGETVAPSMAREQRIELTKELEVGSQANWEYLGLISAAAMLAAFGLIQNSASVIIGAMLIAPLMTPILGAGLALSVGNRPLFRSAWLTIALGFVGALVSSMLFGLLARTFLEVEVTPEMWSRCRPSPLDFCVGLVGGIAASYARTRSHLSSALAGAAIAAALVPPISTAGLQIAFGEFIRTEDGIPVLGPLLLVTTNVLTIMVGSSFVLWARGIRTQRKQNASDRWTMRTFMLLCTLALLLLASAVKPDAIFPAQEKPAQEKPAQEKPAQEKPAQQEPAD, encoded by the coding sequence ATGAGTGTCGTTCTGGTCATCAGCTCCGAAGAACAGTTTCGTAGCGGCGCCGACTGGGGTGTCCGATTGGCAGAAGCAGGTGACCACGAACTGCACGTCCTGATTCTTGGTTCGGACCGAGCCGTCTTGAGAAAACTGGTGGAGTCGCGGTTGGAGGAAAAACTGCAGCGTCAGGAAACGCAACTCGCTTCGGTTGCCGTGGTCCCCCAAACACTGCAAGCGGTCAATGAGTTTGTCCACAACATCCAATGTCGATGGCTGATCGTGATGCATGGCGTGGACCAACACTCGCTGCAAAGAGAACTCTTTGAACATGCATCTTGCTCCACCGTATGGCTCAATGCCGTTGCGGAGCCGCCGATCGGCGAATCACATCTTTGGGGATTGACGCAGTCTGACTCTGGATCACTCAGTTCCATCGGCCGTGAACTGTTGGAGATGGAACCCGAGCGATTCCTGTGGACTGAGTTGCCCGACGAAGGAGCCGCGCCCAAGTCGACGGAGGGCACCTCCGATGAGGAATCCTCTTCGCCATGGTCGATCCAGCTTCAGCAAGCCGATGCGTTGCCGGGCGATCTGTTGTTGATCAACATTCAACGTGGCCGGAACGTCGATCTAATTCTCGACGGGGCGTTGGAATTGCTCAACAGCAATGGAGAGGTTTCGGTTGCCCTGGTCAGACGCGGTCCGACGACGGTGATGAACTGGGTCGCTCGCCTACGTCGCTGGGGCGAAACGGTCGCACCCTCGATGGCGAGAGAGCAGCGCATCGAGCTGACCAAAGAATTGGAGGTCGGCTCCCAAGCCAACTGGGAGTACCTCGGGCTGATCTCCGCAGCCGCCATGTTGGCCGCATTCGGTTTGATTCAAAATTCCGCCTCGGTGATCATCGGTGCCATGTTGATCGCTCCGCTGATGACTCCGATTCTCGGTGCCGGACTCGCTCTCAGTGTCGGCAACCGGCCGCTGTTTCGTTCCGCATGGCTGACAATCGCACTGGGCTTTGTGGGCGCGTTGGTCTCGAGCATGCTGTTCGGACTACTGGCACGAACTTTCCTGGAGGTGGAGGTCACACCCGAAATGTGGTCACGCTGTCGCCCCAGCCCACTCGACTTTTGCGTCGGACTGGTCGGCGGCATCGCCGCTTCCTACGCGCGAACCCGCAGCCACCTCTCCTCCGCGTTGGCCGGTGCCGCGATCGCGGCAGCCCTCGTGCCACCGATCTCAACCGCTGGACTTCAGATCGCGTTCGGCGAGTTCATCCGCACCGAAGACGGAATCCCCGTACTCGGCCCACTGCTGCTGGTGACCACCAACGTGTTGACCATCATGGTCGGTTCGTCCTTCGTGCTTTGGGCCAGGGGCATTCGGACCCAGCGCAAACAGAATGCCAGCGACCGGTGGACCATGCGGACCTTCATGCTGCTTTGCACACTGGCTTTGCTGTTGCTCGCCTCGGCCGTGAAGCCCGACGCCATCTTCCCAGCTCAGGAAAAGCCCGCCCAGGAAAAGCCCGCCCAGGAAAAGCCCGCCCAGGAAAAGCCCGCTCAGCAAGAACCCGCTGATTGA
- a CDS encoding alkaline phosphatase, with translation MNLISGFKTGASIVTFLLIADASQITLAQIADPIAKMQADAVETRQADWGHWGPNPNTYSSWKTHSNRLIPVYTFGIDLNLVRGEKSVYRDASALEKLYGYLPEKTVNPEAEYFDQTDIYRLQRAAIESGKKRVILFVFDGMDWDTTRVAAITQSGKIYHKGRGEGLHFLDYRGAPTDYGYCVTSPRTEGTSVNVDTQTVLNPEGKLRGGYDPSLGGDAPWQPITDADYPIGKSKQTRHAYAESSATATSMTTGIKTYNDAMNVDFMGREVLPIARDLQGKGFAVGVVSSVPISHATPGCAYANNVHRNDYQDLTRDLIGRPSIYHPGGLPGVDVLIGGGWGIDKDKDGGQGKNYVPGNKYIAAEDLAAIDVANGGRYVVAQRTEDMAGPDVLSKAVQQAKENGSRLFGYFGAQGGHLPFRTADGGYNPVASFGSSKPEKAEVYSKADLLENVKLKDMAVAALEVLDSRSDQWWLMIECGDVDWANHSNNIDNSIGAVLSGDEAFAEVVTWIEQHGGWDETALILTADHGHYFNLDRPEAFQP, from the coding sequence ATGAATTTAATATCTGGTTTCAAGACCGGTGCGTCCATCGTCACGTTCCTTCTCATCGCCGATGCGAGCCAAATCACACTCGCGCAAATTGCCGATCCCATTGCCAAAATGCAGGCCGATGCCGTGGAAACTCGGCAAGCGGATTGGGGGCATTGGGGCCCCAATCCAAATACGTACTCCAGTTGGAAGACCCACAGTAATCGCTTGATTCCTGTATACACGTTTGGAATCGATCTCAACTTGGTTCGCGGTGAAAAAAGTGTCTACCGTGATGCGTCAGCGCTCGAAAAACTTTATGGCTATCTCCCGGAAAAGACGGTCAACCCTGAAGCGGAGTACTTTGACCAAACGGACATCTATCGACTGCAGCGGGCGGCCATCGAATCGGGAAAGAAACGCGTGATCTTGTTTGTGTTCGACGGCATGGACTGGGACACCACGCGAGTTGCCGCGATCACGCAATCGGGCAAGATCTACCACAAAGGACGTGGTGAAGGACTGCATTTCCTCGACTATCGAGGCGCACCGACGGACTACGGCTATTGCGTCACCAGCCCTCGCACCGAAGGCACCTCGGTCAACGTCGACACACAGACGGTGTTGAATCCCGAGGGCAAGCTTCGCGGCGGATACGACCCATCATTGGGTGGCGATGCACCCTGGCAGCCCATCACCGACGCCGACTATCCGATCGGAAAGAGCAAGCAGACGAGGCACGCCTATGCGGAGTCGTCCGCTACCGCAACATCGATGACCACGGGAATCAAAACCTACAACGACGCGATGAACGTCGATTTCATGGGTCGAGAAGTGCTACCGATTGCCAGAGACCTGCAAGGCAAAGGGTTTGCGGTCGGCGTCGTGTCGAGCGTTCCGATCAGCCATGCCACACCGGGATGCGCCTATGCCAATAACGTGCATCGCAACGACTACCAAGACTTGACACGTGATCTGATCGGCCGACCCTCGATCTATCACCCCGGCGGATTGCCGGGCGTCGACGTGCTGATCGGAGGCGGATGGGGGATCGACAAAGACAAGGACGGTGGCCAAGGCAAGAACTATGTTCCAGGCAACAAGTACATTGCGGCAGAGGATCTGGCCGCGATCGATGTAGCCAATGGTGGCCGGTATGTCGTCGCCCAGCGAACCGAAGACATGGCTGGACCGGACGTCTTGAGCAAAGCCGTCCAGCAGGCAAAAGAAAACGGCAGTCGTCTGTTCGGCTACTTCGGCGCACAAGGCGGCCACTTGCCATTCCGGACCGCCGACGGGGGCTACAACCCGGTGGCCAGCTTTGGAAGCTCGAAACCAGAGAAGGCGGAGGTCTACAGCAAGGCCGACTTGCTCGAAAACGTCAAGCTAAAAGACATGGCCGTGGCTGCATTGGAAGTTCTAGATTCGCGTTCAGATCAATGGTGGTTGATGATCGAATGCGGCGATGTCGACTGGGCCAACCACTCCAACAACATCGACAACTCGATCGGCGCAGTCCTCAGCGGCGACGAAGCCTTTGCGGAGGTCGTGACGTGGATCGAGCAGCACGGCGGCTGGGACGAAACGGCGTTGATCCTCACCGCCGATCATGGCCACTATTTCAATCTCGATCGCCCCGAAGCCTTCCAACCATGA
- a CDS encoding DUF1501 domain-containing protein: MTFVIPTSRRQILSRVGFGLGSIALGSLLGNDGIGHAADAQSNATPGPLDPKPPHFPARAKSVIHIHMVGSPSHLDLFDPKPELAKRNGERCPDEMFQGKKFAFIRSQPSLFGTPSDWGFRKCGKSGMEISNLLPQLQGVADELCMIRSMHTNEFNHGPAQLFMLSGFGRFGRPSLGSWVTYGLGSENQNLPGFVVLITGSVLGAGNSAWGSGFLPTVYQGVEFRSQGDPVLFLSNPPGVKDASRRRIIDAVNQLNADTLADVGDPEIATRIDQYEMAYRMQTSVPDLMDLSGESQRIHDLYGTTFRDGFKETGKPSFANNCLLARRLVERGVRFVQLFDQGWDHHGNLYGGLPKKCDQVDRPIAALIQDLKQRGMLDETLVVWSAEFGRTPMAQGANEEGKKTSPGRDHHRDAFAMWMAGGGTKPGTIHGATDELGYSIVDKPVHVHDLNATLLHLLGLNHERLTFRHQGRQYRLTDVHGIVQHDLLV; the protein is encoded by the coding sequence ATGACTTTTGTAATCCCAACCTCACGTCGTCAAATCCTCAGCCGAGTTGGTTTCGGATTGGGGTCCATCGCTTTGGGCTCTCTGCTGGGCAACGACGGCATCGGACACGCGGCGGATGCTCAGTCGAACGCTACCCCCGGACCGCTCGATCCTAAGCCGCCGCATTTCCCCGCTCGTGCCAAGAGCGTGATCCACATCCACATGGTCGGCTCGCCGTCGCACCTGGACCTGTTTGATCCCAAGCCCGAACTGGCCAAACGCAACGGCGAGCGGTGCCCCGATGAAATGTTTCAGGGCAAGAAGTTTGCGTTCATCCGATCGCAACCGAGTCTGTTCGGAACGCCCAGCGATTGGGGTTTTCGAAAGTGTGGAAAATCCGGAATGGAGATTTCCAATCTGCTGCCGCAATTACAAGGCGTGGCCGATGAGTTGTGCATGATTCGTTCGATGCACACCAACGAGTTCAATCACGGACCCGCTCAACTCTTCATGCTCTCCGGTTTCGGTCGATTTGGTCGACCGTCGCTGGGTTCATGGGTGACCTACGGTCTAGGCAGCGAAAATCAAAACCTGCCAGGATTTGTGGTGCTGATCACTGGCAGCGTTCTCGGAGCGGGCAATTCGGCTTGGGGCAGCGGATTCTTGCCCACGGTCTATCAAGGCGTCGAGTTTCGCTCGCAAGGCGACCCGGTTCTGTTCCTATCCAATCCGCCGGGCGTGAAAGATGCCAGCCGTCGACGAATCATCGACGCGGTCAATCAACTCAACGCGGACACGTTGGCGGATGTGGGCGACCCCGAGATCGCCACACGGATCGATCAGTATGAGATGGCGTATCGCATGCAAACGTCGGTGCCAGATCTGATGGACCTCAGTGGCGAGTCTCAACGAATCCATGACCTCTATGGGACAACATTTCGCGATGGCTTCAAAGAAACGGGGAAACCCAGTTTCGCTAACAATTGTCTGCTCGCCCGTCGCTTGGTCGAGCGCGGTGTGCGGTTCGTCCAGCTCTTTGATCAAGGTTGGGACCATCACGGAAACCTTTACGGCGGTCTGCCCAAGAAATGCGATCAAGTGGATCGTCCCATTGCTGCATTGATCCAGGACCTAAAACAACGCGGGATGCTGGATGAAACGCTGGTGGTCTGGTCGGCTGAGTTTGGTCGAACGCCGATGGCCCAAGGAGCGAACGAAGAAGGCAAAAAGACGTCGCCCGGTCGCGACCATCACCGCGACGCCTTTGCGATGTGGATGGCCGGGGGAGGAACGAAACCAGGAACGATCCACGGCGCAACCGACGAACTGGGCTACAGCATCGTGGACAAGCCCGTTCACGTACACGATCTCAACGCAACCCTGCTACACCTGCTGGGGCTGAACCACGAACGATTGACCTTTCGTCATCAAGGCCGCCAGTATCGCTTGACCGACGTACACGGCATCGTTCAACACGATCTCCTCGTTTAA
- a CDS encoding PSD1 and planctomycete cytochrome C domain-containing protein, translating to MMRCVALLPGLVIAIAASVVAGEIDFHRDVQPLLRRHCDRCHGASQQEGGLTLADAQGLLGVAESDETIVVPGQPDQSLLIARLTDSDFGDRMPLDGEPLTKSEVQVLRSWIHQGADVPKDWGTTGHWAYETPQRPDVPATDSNWTRNPIDQFVLSRLGQAGLSPSPDASPETLARRVSLALTGLPATPEQLRDLADDPSDENYEALVDELLGSPAFGQHWARHWLDLARYADSNGFQADQLRDAWAYRDWVVDAFANDMPFDEFVTQQIAGDLLPDANASTRIATGFHRTPTCNVEAGVHPEANRVEQVFDRVNTTATVFLGSTIECAQCHDHKYDPFTQQDYYRLFAYFNNTPLEVEKQSGVQFDFVGPKMDLPLASEQESELVSLRQQLTELKKQHDSINTDEQFRQWQQSTRQALASGRAEWITPRPSFTSSGDEAAEILDDQSVLISGGLPGSTVYRFEYANVAQPVIGIRLEALRHDDLPGGGPGRGDAERTNFVLHELELNVQTAEDLRSVELGSATASFSQPKYEVANAVDGKTGTGWAIAPQFKKEHWAEFHTIDPVAPDPDARLVITLDQRFGRGRVIGRPRISLLVGSPETADLPDQIAQYLMSEGPLKPGELKKLRAHFDGQNPAVQQLQRRITATENAIDKMAPPTTLVMVEEPEPRETFVMLRGDYLSPGDPVSPGTPASLHPLDDDMPANRLGLARWLVDRDNPLLARVTVNRLWAQVFGRGIVVTEEDFGTQSEPPSHPQLLDFLALELQDEWSIKQVLKTIVLSSTFRQSSSMTSQQLQQDPDNVWLSRGPRYRLPAETIRDNALAISGLLSLQSGGPPIMPYQPDGIWRAVGRNQPTWKAADDADRYRRGLYVVWKRSAPYPSFVTFDAPDRASCTVKRPRTNTPLQALVLLNDHAYAEAAVALAQRVLRETDTDNVDDIARYAFSLATGRWANDQQVRVLVGLYRTERQRLTEQPDEVKQRLSVLPKTFRDEQFDAIEVAAWYSVASALLNLDETITLN from the coding sequence ATGATGCGATGCGTCGCCCTGCTGCCAGGACTTGTCATCGCGATCGCCGCGTCGGTGGTTGCCGGCGAGATCGACTTTCATCGAGACGTGCAACCTCTGCTTCGCCGGCACTGCGATCGGTGTCATGGCGCATCACAGCAGGAGGGTGGCCTGACCCTGGCCGATGCACAGGGATTGTTGGGCGTCGCCGAAAGTGACGAAACGATTGTGGTACCGGGCCAACCAGATCAGTCCTTACTGATCGCTCGCTTGACCGATTCTGATTTCGGCGATCGGATGCCACTGGATGGAGAGCCACTGACAAAGAGCGAAGTGCAAGTCCTGCGTTCATGGATCCACCAAGGTGCTGACGTTCCCAAGGACTGGGGCACGACCGGACACTGGGCTTATGAAACGCCACAACGGCCCGATGTGCCGGCTACCGACTCTAACTGGACGCGGAATCCCATCGACCAGTTTGTCCTAAGTCGACTCGGGCAGGCCGGATTGTCCCCGTCACCCGACGCGAGTCCTGAAACGTTGGCACGCCGCGTTTCATTGGCACTGACCGGTCTGCCAGCGACGCCAGAACAACTGCGTGACTTGGCCGACGATCCGAGCGACGAGAACTATGAAGCGTTGGTGGACGAGTTGCTTGGGTCACCCGCGTTCGGTCAGCACTGGGCACGTCACTGGCTGGACTTGGCTCGCTACGCCGATTCAAACGGCTTTCAAGCGGATCAATTGCGCGACGCTTGGGCGTATCGAGATTGGGTCGTGGACGCATTCGCCAACGATATGCCGTTTGACGAGTTTGTCACCCAGCAGATTGCGGGTGATTTGTTGCCCGATGCGAATGCATCGACTCGCATCGCCACCGGTTTTCATCGTACGCCCACCTGCAACGTGGAGGCCGGCGTCCATCCCGAAGCCAACCGGGTGGAACAAGTCTTTGATCGTGTGAACACGACGGCAACCGTGTTCCTGGGTTCGACCATCGAGTGCGCCCAGTGTCACGATCACAAGTACGATCCGTTCACTCAACAAGACTACTATCGCCTGTTCGCGTATTTCAACAACACTCCATTGGAGGTCGAGAAACAGTCCGGTGTTCAGTTTGATTTCGTCGGTCCCAAGATGGACCTACCGTTGGCATCGGAACAGGAATCCGAACTGGTCTCGCTTCGACAACAGTTAACCGAGCTGAAAAAACAACACGACTCCATCAACACGGATGAACAGTTTCGCCAGTGGCAACAGTCCACGCGTCAGGCACTTGCCTCCGGACGCGCCGAGTGGATCACGCCACGCCCCTCGTTCACCAGCAGCGGCGACGAAGCGGCTGAGATTCTTGATGACCAGTCCGTGTTGATCTCCGGTGGATTGCCCGGCTCGACGGTGTATCGATTCGAGTACGCAAATGTCGCCCAGCCGGTGATCGGGATTCGCTTGGAAGCGTTACGGCACGACGACCTGCCCGGCGGCGGTCCGGGACGCGGGGATGCCGAACGCACAAATTTTGTGTTACACGAATTGGAACTGAACGTGCAAACCGCCGAGGACTTGAGGTCCGTCGAGTTGGGCTCCGCCACCGCATCGTTTTCTCAACCGAAGTATGAAGTCGCCAATGCGGTGGACGGCAAAACCGGGACCGGTTGGGCGATCGCCCCACAATTTAAAAAGGAACACTGGGCCGAATTTCACACGATCGATCCCGTTGCACCCGATCCGGATGCTCGCCTGGTCATCACCCTGGATCAGCGTTTTGGTCGAGGACGGGTCATCGGTCGGCCTCGCATTTCATTGCTGGTCGGATCGCCCGAAACCGCGGACCTACCCGATCAGATCGCTCAATACCTGATGAGTGAAGGCCCATTGAAACCTGGCGAACTGAAGAAGCTGAGAGCCCACTTCGATGGACAGAATCCAGCAGTGCAGCAACTGCAGCGACGAATCACCGCGACCGAGAACGCGATCGACAAGATGGCTCCGCCGACGACCTTGGTGATGGTCGAGGAACCAGAGCCGCGTGAAACATTCGTCATGCTGCGTGGAGATTACTTGTCGCCGGGTGACCCAGTTTCGCCGGGTACGCCCGCGTCACTGCATCCGCTGGACGATGACATGCCGGCCAACCGATTGGGATTGGCTCGTTGGTTGGTCGATCGCGACAACCCGTTGTTGGCCAGAGTCACCGTCAATCGTTTGTGGGCGCAAGTTTTCGGTCGCGGCATCGTCGTTACCGAAGAAGACTTCGGCACACAGAGCGAACCGCCAAGCCATCCGCAGTTATTGGACTTTCTGGCTCTGGAGCTGCAGGACGAATGGTCGATCAAGCAAGTCCTGAAGACGATCGTATTGTCATCGACGTTTCGCCAATCCTCGTCGATGACGTCGCAACAGTTACAACAGGATCCGGACAATGTCTGGCTCTCACGTGGGCCACGGTATCGATTGCCGGCAGAAACGATTCGCGACAATGCCTTGGCGATTTCAGGTTTGTTGTCGCTGCAATCCGGTGGACCACCGATCATGCCCTATCAACCCGATGGGATTTGGCGAGCGGTCGGACGAAACCAGCCGACTTGGAAAGCGGCCGACGATGCCGATCGATATCGACGCGGTTTGTATGTCGTTTGGAAACGTTCAGCGCCCTACCCAAGTTTCGTCACCTTCGATGCACCCGATCGGGCCTCGTGTACGGTCAAACGTCCGCGGACCAATACACCGCTCCAAGCGTTGGTCTTGCTGAACGATCACGCTTATGCGGAGGCTGCCGTGGCTCTGGCTCAGCGTGTCTTGCGAGAAACAGACACGGACAACGTGGACGACATCGCCCGGTACGCGTTCTCACTTGCGACAGGGCGTTGGGCAAACGATCAACAAGTCCGTGTGCTTGTCGGGTTGTACCGCACCGAGCGTCAGCGTTTGACGGAGCAGCCGGACGAAGTGAAGCAGCGGCTCTCGGTGTTGCCCAAGACGTTTCGCGACGAGCAATTCGATGCGATCGAAGTGGCCGCGTGGTACTCCGTCGCCAGCGCGCTGTTGAACTTGGATGAAACGATCACGTTGAATTGA
- a CDS encoding HNH endonuclease encodes MSQSLLDSNVLILNRFYMAIRVVNVRRALTLLYRECAEVICNENGQYVSYDFESWCEMSQLTSAEKQPGEDYIQAVGFELQIPRIARLTRFDRMPMQTVRFNRKNLFARDDHQCQYCGKVEPTHKLSLDHVVPRSHGGPTTWENIVCCCLRCNSRKGGRTPKQARMKLMRTPSKPRFNPLMTHPVDDPRYECWKTFLPASA; translated from the coding sequence ATGTCACAGAGTTTGTTGGACAGCAATGTTTTGATCTTGAACCGTTTTTACATGGCCATCCGCGTCGTCAATGTGCGTCGTGCGTTGACGCTATTGTATCGCGAGTGCGCGGAAGTCATCTGCAATGAGAACGGACAGTACGTCAGCTACGATTTTGAGAGCTGGTGTGAGATGAGTCAGTTGACGTCGGCGGAGAAGCAGCCGGGGGAGGACTACATCCAAGCCGTCGGGTTTGAGTTGCAGATCCCTCGCATCGCGCGCTTGACTCGCTTTGACAGAATGCCGATGCAAACGGTCCGTTTCAATCGCAAGAATCTGTTCGCACGCGACGATCACCAGTGCCAGTACTGTGGCAAGGTGGAGCCGACTCACAAGTTGAGCTTGGACCACGTGGTGCCACGTTCGCATGGCGGACCGACGACGTGGGAAAACATCGTCTGCTGCTGCTTGCGTTGCAATTCACGCAAGGGTGGCCGTACGCCCAAGCAAGCGAGGATGAAGCTGATGCGTACACCGAGCAAGCCGCGTTTCAATCCGTTGATGACGCACCCGGTGGACGATCCACGCTACGAATGCTGGAAGACATTCTTGCCCGCATCGGCGTAA
- a CDS encoding RsmD family RNA methyltransferase, producing MSKSKPGNRGGKRPRVRDFDADSSDQSGKQRPKRPVKTTRAAKLRIISGSLRGRSIQYHGADFTRPMRDNVRENLFNILGQTVKGSVAIDLFSGTGALAIESISRGADKAIAIERSRHAAEVLKSNGETLGVSDKLLVVNGDAFRHGASFLGPPPSDNPMDDTPRVVFLCPPYALWDEALPDLLRLIETMLAHSAPGSILVAESEKHFDPDLLPAGNWDHRVYGNTRLSFIQPELTCGLQ from the coding sequence ATGAGCAAATCAAAACCGGGCAACCGTGGCGGCAAACGACCGCGTGTACGAGATTTCGACGCCGACAGCAGCGATCAGTCGGGCAAACAAAGGCCCAAACGCCCGGTGAAGACCACGCGGGCCGCGAAGCTACGCATCATCAGCGGCAGCTTGAGAGGGCGTTCGATCCAATACCATGGTGCCGATTTCACACGACCGATGCGAGACAACGTCCGCGAAAACCTTTTCAATATCCTGGGGCAGACGGTCAAAGGTTCGGTCGCGATCGACCTGTTCTCCGGCACCGGTGCCCTGGCGATCGAATCCATCAGCCGTGGGGCAGACAAGGCAATCGCCATCGAACGATCCCGTCATGCCGCCGAAGTCCTCAAGTCCAATGGGGAAACACTTGGCGTCTCCGACAAACTGCTGGTCGTCAATGGCGACGCGTTCCGGCACGGGGCCAGCTTTCTGGGGCCACCGCCGAGCGACAATCCGATGGACGATACGCCTCGCGTTGTTTTTCTCTGCCCGCCCTACGCTCTTTGGGACGAAGCACTACCGGACCTGCTGCGGCTGATCGAAACCATGCTCGCCCACAGTGCCCCGGGCAGCATCCTGGTCGCCGAGAGCGAAAAACACTTCGACCCGGATTTACTCCCCGCTGGGAACTGGGATCACCGCGTCTACGGCAACACCCGACTCTCGTTCATCCAACCAGAACTCACCTGCGGACTTCAGTGA
- a CDS encoding SDR family NAD(P)-dependent oxidoreductase: MLESTPLPGIKLFDLHDRVAIVTGGSKGLGLAMAAGLASAGARIAVCSRDADEARQAAEHLQLQYAQPCIGVAADVTQPDEIEAFVAEVESTFGGVDILINNAGINIRGPIDELTLDDFRQVQQINVDGVWSMCRATIPRMRKRGGGRIINLASTLGLVGLANRTPYATSKGAIVQMTRALALELAGDHINVNAICPGPFLTPMNEPIADTEEAKKFIVGAVALNRWGRLEEIQGAAIYLASAASSYTTGSMLVVDGGWTAR, from the coding sequence GTGTTGGAATCCACTCCCCTGCCCGGTATCAAGTTGTTCGATTTGCATGACCGCGTGGCGATCGTCACGGGCGGCTCCAAAGGCCTGGGGTTGGCCATGGCCGCCGGGCTGGCCTCCGCCGGCGCCAGAATCGCAGTGTGCAGCCGAGATGCTGATGAAGCCCGCCAGGCGGCCGAGCATCTGCAATTGCAGTACGCCCAGCCTTGCATTGGTGTCGCAGCGGATGTCACACAACCTGACGAAATCGAAGCGTTCGTCGCCGAAGTCGAAAGCACCTTTGGTGGCGTGGACATCTTGATCAACAACGCGGGGATTAACATTCGCGGTCCGATCGATGAACTAACGCTGGACGATTTTCGCCAAGTCCAGCAGATCAACGTGGACGGTGTTTGGTCCATGTGTAGGGCAACGATCCCACGAATGCGAAAACGAGGTGGCGGCCGTATCATCAATCTTGCCAGCACACTCGGACTGGTCGGCCTGGCCAACCGCACGCCGTATGCGACCAGCAAGGGAGCCATTGTGCAGATGACGCGTGCACTGGCGCTGGAATTGGCAGGCGATCACATCAACGTCAACGCGATCTGCCCGGGTCCGTTCTTGACACCGATGAACGAGCCGATCGCGGACACGGAGGAAGCCAAGAAGTTCATCGTCGGTGCGGTGGCGCTCAACCGATGGGGGCGACTGGAAGAAATCCAAGGCGCCGCGATCTACTTGGCCAGCGCCGCATCGAGCTACACCACCGGCAGCATGTTGGTCGTCGACGGTGGATGGACGGCGAGGTGA